The Papio anubis isolate 15944 chromosome 1, Panubis1.0, whole genome shotgun sequence genome window below encodes:
- the LOC116275411 gene encoding nascent polypeptide-associated complex subunit alpha, muscle-specific form-like yields the protein MDGGRRTGPHQTPFSWNWATEFAAPGPRDPGEAPVFFSSKSILAPAWLPQAHRPPGPRYGVQEALPARPCLHWVGQGQAWKRHRPGEPPRDATRHSSAPSALGGVLGAADPTEVFSPALGTSTGLVGASRGPASAARLTQRGSLEPRKPGPRTPYPRASASAGPAALQPQGAVTSGPPDNLAAPGSTLVPGEGPRKPAVTVQNGSSHPAPSATQPPSPAAASWGSLSVPQEVAATLLASASSPTLDSPRDAPATPRIAAPPGSATSSQTKESISDSFGSGSPAVPQRTTAPPDSAALSHNTRPEAAGSSPETQTAVTSVGSGTDRRDTAAATEAQHLSSESKKTSAQKSGHPFGILKADFAISTLMDPEEMKDQFLRQIQEVLKLTLGHEQFRLKWVSFEVNKT from the exons ATGGATGGGGGAAGGAGGACTGGGCCACATCAAACTCCCTTTTCTTGGAATTGGGCCACTGAATTTGCAGCTCCAGGGCCAAGAGACCCAGGAGAGGCT CCTGTCTTCTTCTCATCTAAGTCTATCCTGGCACCTGCCTGGCTGCCCCAGGCTCACCGGCCACCTGGGCCGCGCTATGGGGTTCAGGAGGCCCTCCCTGCTCGCCCCTGTCTGCACTGGGTTGGGCAAGGCCAGGCATGGAAGAGGCACAGGCCCGGGGAGCCACCGCGCGACGCCACTCGTCACTCGTCGGCGCCCTCGGCTTTGGGAGGGGTCCTGGGCGCAGCGGACCCCACAGAAGTCTTCTCTCCGGCCCTAGGGACCAGCACCGGCCTCGTGGGCGCCTCGCGGGGCCCGGCTTCAGCCGCGCGGCTCACGCAGAGGGGCAGCCTGGAGCCCCGCAAGCCCGGCCCCCGCACCCCCTACCCGCGCGCTTCCGCCTCCGCGGGCCCCGCGGCCCTCCAGCCCCAGGGGGCGGTGACATCCGGCCCTCCAGACAATCTCGCGGCCCCGGGGAGCACCTTGGTTCCCGGGGAAGGACCCAGGAAGCCGGCGGTCACTGTCCAGAATGGGTCTTCGCACCCCGCACCCTCGGCGACCCAGCCCCCCAGCCCTGCTGCGGCCTCTTGGGGGAgcctctctgtcccccaggaagTAGCTGCGACTCTTCTGGCCTCTGCTTCGAGCCCCACGCTCGACTCCCCCCGCGATGCCCCAGCTACTCCCAGGATAGCAGCACCCCCTGGGTCTGCCACATCCAGCCAGACCAAAGAAAGCATTTCGGACTCATTTGGCTCAGGCAGCCCAGCTGTGCCCCAAAGGACAACTGCGCCCCCTGACTCTGCAGCCCTGAGCCACAACACCCGCCCGGAGGCAGCTGGGAGCTCGCCAGAGACCCAAACAG CTGTGACCAGTGTAGGGAGTGGCACTGATAGAAGAGATACAGCTGCTGCCACAGAGGCCCAACATCTGAGTTCAGAATCTAAAAAAACATCAGCACAAAAATCAG GGCACCCTTTTGGAATCCTGAAAGCAGACTTTGCCATCTCAACTCTGATGGACCCAGAAGAGATGAAAGACCAATTTCTGAGACAG ATCCAGGAAGTCTTAAAGCTTACATTAGGTCACGAACAATTCAGACTGAAATGGGTCAGCTTCGAAGTGAACAAAACATAG